The stretch of DNA ctcaacacttgctaaactctcaccccggtagagtatcaaatcataaTTTATAATCAATTTACTTAGGAATCACATCAACCttccataatggacaacatgaattcacttctagtcttgtaataatgaatagaaacaaatgatagacacgggctaccactcatagagtctcctaataggggtaaacacctaaacataatactGAGTCATAAACGCACCCATATGTAGGACAAcaagtaggggaactcgccccgataagcaggaccgaatcaaaatacgaatggtgcccctctgtaacaaatcaaaagaatacatgtatgacatcatccGGCGCAGTGACCTcgagcctactatatgaaacacatcaatgggtcgggccttcccctcttgggcgccctctactcgcctgaatactccgatgtgacacacctgtccaaagtctaggacaatctctcatccTGTGGccggtatctccacactcgaagcaacctctctactgacGTGGTTGTGGGAATTGTGCGGTACGgttactctgagacccatgagcacccaAAATATTGtacgaagcctgaagtgcaaactgaactggctgacccacaaaacctctaccatgtcgtaccctgcctccaaaataaggaccagtagatctctccggtctacgaggcctcctcacctccctgttctctctctcctgatctcgcttATACTCTCTCTCGTGGCCTCGACTAtcttctctctcctggtcccacacGCCCTCTACTCGGCtggcgatccctaccacctgctgaaacgaaacatctgactctaactcacgagccatgctgaaccgaatgtcatgtctgagtccctcaatgaatctacggacacgctctctaactgtggcgaccaaagcaggtgcatgcctggccaaatcaccgaatctcacggcatactctgacaccgacatagtgccctggcgcagctgctcaaactccgcgcgccatgcatctcgaagggactgaggtacaaacactctcaggaacatctctgaaaactgaatccatgtaagtgaagctaactcggtcgggctacccaactcatatgcccgccaccactaataagccgctcccctaagctggaatataataaaagcaaccctgctcgtctccacaatacccatagtacggagaatgcggtgacactcctccagaaaaccctgtgcactctctgaagccaaaccgctaaatgtaggagggtcatatttcttgaacctggCAAGTCTAAgatgctcttcctcagatgctactgccctgaccacgggctgaactagGACCACAGGTTGTGTCGCCATGATACCAGGAGCctaaccaacatgaactcgctgctctggggtgtgggcggcaggagtctgggttcctcctccggtctgtgaagtagttggtgcaaccggaatcaaccccgcctgagccaatgtaccaaacatgctcaggaactgtactAAGGTCTtctgaagtctgggggtaacagcaggcgcctccggtacctccTCCCCAATTGGAACTaatggcggctcctcaactgctgctctggtaggtgctctagctgcgacacttactcctcatcggcctctgcctctgcctctagcgatacttGCTCCAGTAGCAGCGTCGTCTATaactgtagctcgtgtcctcaccatctgtgagagaaaggAATGATAGAAGTTCAAATTCCGAGATCAATAAGCtggcacgataggaatgaaagaagtgagattgtcctaaaagttctgtagcctctcgaagataagtacagacgtcttcgtaccgatccgcaagactctacccaaactcgcttatgactcgtagcacctatgaacctagagctctgataccaacttttcacgacccaattttccctccgttgggtatcgtgatggcacctagtcttagggactaggtaagcctaacaataattaaaacaataacattatttaattagaatctcttaaaaatttccaaaaccggtagtacaagtcataagctctacagagtgtttgctagaaaacttctaaatacaactgtccagaaataagtataaacagtgcaaaacgaaaactgaaaggtgactccaaagcctgcgaacgcagcaacaggtttaccttgagtctccacagcaacagtccacacagctagctaacgaacaagtacctggatctgcacaaaaatgtgcagaagagtagcatgagcacaccacagcggtgcccagtaagtatcaagactaacctcggtggagtagtgatgaagaacagtcaagacactcattggtctaataaactgaacagatataagcacatgaataacagaagtatgatgtatacataaagactatgcaatatggctcacaatacagtaatggcattatagcaagaaaacaacaagtatcaggggaatatcatgaaaatgacgcagacaaagtaAATGGAAcgcaacctaaatccggaatcacgaatacagcaaggacaagtaataactcagtaattacaaccgctattacatcaggttttagttaacaactccacgaggtaccgaaccttggacaattcacaactcacgggtctcaatacctgaaccctaacacttggcatcctatgCCCTCAAAACatctcataaccacactgacgactcacgtaccaatagagccattctcgcATAGAAGACAAATAAATGAGGGTgagcatctatactcaacaatatcaagaacacctcttatccgataagagtgcttaactacatgtatgcttgtgcaagtgtcctaccatagtccatatcagcaaataagcataaggaaaaagaacggacaacacatagaatattttctcatagctttcacaagataaagctcacacaggtatgtataccacttcacaaatatcaacaacaagaatgcccccaggccacaaatcatcacaaatcaatccctgacacagcccaccttgtctcgccacgtgtgcaatagtaacataaatgtccgccttgtctcgccacacgtgcataataatgtttccaccttatctcaccacatgcgcaacccacacatatatatatatcccaccttgtcatgccgcatgtgcaaatatcaatagtaacaatagcatggcagaaatctcgtgcaaccctataacaacaaccgcacggtagaaacttcgtgcatcacaataataataaccgcacggcagaaacctcgtgcatcaccacaacaaatacaacaacaacaatggcaataatacaaagtacgacaagtaaatcaactcaagaacttttaaatcaaagaaaaaatatgggaccaaatcacaaggaataaccacaataaagaataataggcgtaaagagaacaactcaacaaagtgaaaactaatgtgtatcaacgatcccacaatatacatttcaacaacagggaaactaatacgagtcaaataattccaaataaaacaagtcgactaagaaatatgatatctaaaacttcttttaaggttgcgAAATTACTAAGAATttttaacaattaaattaaggataagcagcggaaagataatcataacctcaattaagactgaacaaattataatatattacaataataatttcaaataaagataagcagttatgaaaagatagcatgacaatagaggaggtaaaatcttcagttaagtcaaataagagtcaaataggcaataagagtgaatcctgaaagtaattaattttaattaaagtaTGTAGAGGCAAAACTAGTAAATatgaacttaatcatatcaagaacaacttcatactcagtgaatataaggacctaagaatcctaaaaggccaacttttcacaaatacgtccgagcacacactcgtcacctcgcgttcATGGACTacaaatcaacatagaagactcaaatcctaagggaaaaatttcccacacaaggttaggccagatacttacctcgaaccaagctcaaacagtccgtaagaatgtcctttcctcaattatccgactccgaatggcccaaatctagccaaacacaattgcataacatgaatacaacaataataaacttATCTAATCATTGaaatcaatatttaataaaaatttcgaaattcgccctaaaaagtcgacccgcgcccacgtctcggaatcgggtaaaagtcacaaaatacgaacacccattcactcgtgagttcactcgtaccaaaattattcaaatccgatgtctaaatcccaatcaaaactcaaaactcttagttgaagaacttcttcccatttttcctaaGTTTTCAATCCAAACcagaaactaaatggagaaaataacTATGGATTaatggaaaacaaccaaaaacgagttaggaatcattaccccaaagttttctctgaaaaaccctcgaaaaatcgccaaattccgagctctcaagtccaaaaacgaagaatgaaaccaaaccctcggatttctcttttctgcccaggcgtgaccgcacctgcgcataactagccgcatctgcgcgaccgcaggtgcgcatgtccaaccgcacatgcgcttcctctcgcttctgcgcgccaaAAATCCCCTTCTGCGTAGTCGTTGATGCGCAcaatttctccgcacctgcggagactgtcaagtctAGCTCATCTCACACCTGCGCctcaatcttcgcatctgcgggcatcgcagatgcggaattttcctcgcacctgcgacccctggcactcctccattttttcgcttctgcgcttgcctctccgcacatgcgctctcgcacctgcggcctcttcttcgcaggtgcaaaaataccagaagcctgaagagtTAGCAGTaatacaaatcaaacttttaatccgttaagcacccgaaactcactcgaggcccccgggacctcaaccaaacatacccaccaatcctaatacaccatacgaacttagtcgagccttaaagtcacatcaaacaacgtcgaaaccacaaatcgcaccatgaatcgaacttataaattttaaatctttcaacttctaaaactcttgccgaaacctatcaaatcaacccggaatgacgtcaaattttgcaggcaagtcccaaataacataacggagctgtttcaactctcggaatcgcattccgaccccgatatcaaaaagtccacttccggtccaaatctccaaaaattcgactttcgccatttcaagcctaaatcagctacagacctcagatttacagtccggacatgctcctaagtccaaaatcacccaacggagctaatgaaactgataaaactctattccggagtcgtcttcacatagttccgactacggtcaaaattctaagacttaagcttccattttagggactaagtgtcccaaatcactctgaatcatccggtaactgaattcaaccacgcacgcaagtcaatacatataataggAAGTTGCTCAGGGACTTATGCCGCCGGGCGtgatttaaattctcaaaatgaccggtcgggtcgttacaaaaattcatcgcttcaccatgaccatttcttatttttggcgttttaagttcataaaacagaaattcaggaaaaaatagattttcatgtgttatagtccgcgccatctgcatgaattctgGCGATTGACTCCGAatttcctaaaattttgtgggctcatcaaaaacaacctaagcatcggtttgtgtttgtgtttttaacattttagggccataaaacatgaattcaagacgattctcatatttttgtgtgctatagtatACTCCATCTGCATCAATTTACGCGATCAATTCTGAATCTTTTAAAATTTTGCGGGACCATAAAAATGATCTAATAAAAattagtcatcgcttcgccatgaccctTCCTTAttctttggtattttagggctataaaattagaatttacgACGATTCTCAAATTTTAGTGTGCAtccacaccatctgcatgaaATCGGGCGATCAtctccgaatctcctaaaattttgagggcccataaaaatgacctaatgaataatagtcatcgcttcgctatgatcgtttctcattttttggcattttaggttcATAAAACGGGAATTCAagatgattcctagattttcgtgtgctatagttcaCACCATTAGCATGAATTTGGCCGACCAGCCcaaatcacctaaaaattttcggcCCAACAAAAACGACCTTATGAACAATGTCATCAtttctccatgaccgtttctcattttttttttagtgttttagggccataaaacaagaattcatgacgattcctagattttcgtatactatgtccacgccatcttcataAATTCGGGAGATCGACTCttaatctcctaaaattttgcgggcccataaaaagacataatgaacaatagtcattgctttcCCATGAACGTAACTtatgtttttggcattttagggccataatatAGGAATTTAGGACGATTCCAGATTTTTATGTGTCATAATCCActccatctgcatgaattcgggcgaccgactCCGAATCTCCTAAATATTTTgcaggcccatcaaaaatgatctaataAACAGTAGTCATTGcttcgccatggtcgttcctcatttttggcaattTAGGGCCATAAATCAGAAATTCAGGACGACtcccagatttttgtgtactatagtccacgccatctgcatgaattcacgCGAACGACtccaaatctcctaaaattttgcgagcttaacaaaaatgacctaatgaacagtGGTCATCGCTTctcatgattgttcctcatcttttggcattttagggccataaaataagaattcagaatgattcccagatttttatgtgttatagtccacgccatctggaTGAATCCGGGTGGCCGactccgaatctcctaaaattatgCAGGACCATAAAAAGAATTACCTAATGAACGATATCCATCTcttcgccatggtcgttcctcaattttttggcattttagggccataaaacaggaattcatgacgattcctagattttcgtgtgctatgtccacgtcatctgcatgaattcgggggACCGACtacgaatctcctaaaattttgtgagttcatcaaaaatgacctaatgaactatAATCATTTCatcaccatgactgttcctcattatttggtactttagggccataaaataagaattcaaaaCGATTCCCAcaatttcatgtgctatagtccaaaCCATCTATATGGATTCGGCTGACCGACCCTGAATCTCATAAGATTTTGACGGCCcataaaatgacctaatgaataatagtcatcgcttcgccatgaccgtttctgaTTTTTCGACATTTTAGGGGCATAAAACAGAAATTTAGGACGATTCCTAGAttctcgtgtgctatagtccatgccatcttcatgaattcgggcgaccagctccgaatctcctaaaattttgcgggcccataaaaaactacctgatgaacaatagtcatcactttgccaggattgttcctcattttttcgcgttttagggctataaaataggaatttagaacgattttcatttttttgtgtgctaatgtcaacgccatcttcatgaattcgggcgatgagttacgaatcgcctaaaattttgtgggcccattcAGATGACATAATAAACAATAGTCATGAATTTGTCATGACTGTTCCacatgttttggcgttttagggccaaaaaatatGAATTCAAGTCGATTTCCGATTTTTCTTGTGCTAATAttcacgccatcttcatgaatttgaGCGGCGGGCTTCGAATCGCCTAAAGATTTGttggcccataaaaatgacctaataaacaatagtcattgcttcgccgtgaccattcctcattttttggcgttttagggccataaaacaggaattgaggatgattcccattttttcgtgtgctaatgtctccgccatcttcatgaattcgagcGACGGattccgaatcgcctaaaattccGTGGGCCCATAAGaaacgacctaaagaacaatactCATCGTTTATGCATGACCGTTCCTAGGTAACGCGGCCTAGCGACAAATACTCATTGCTTCGCTATGACTTTCGAGTTTATTTTTCAGCGTTTCGTGGTCATGCAACATAAATTTAGTACATGTTGATTTTGTAGAATATTTTTTACGAACTCTGATTGGCCTGAAATTTTGTAGTACCATAGGAAACGGCCTTGTGACCAATACTCATTGGTTCGCCATGACTTTAGAGTTCATTTTATAGCGTTTCGAGATCATGCAACACTACTTTATGATTATATCCACTTTCTCATGTGTATTAGTACATGCTGATTTCATAGAAGTTTATTGACGGATTCCGATTGATCTGAAATTTTTTAGGTCCATAAGAAACGACCTAGTGACGAATTGCGTTGCATGACAAACATTGCTTTTTGGCATTTCGGgttcattttttggtgttttgggGTCATGCAACACAATATTATATACTCTATGCTACTGTATTTTCAAGTCATATCATAGCAGATTTTGGCGTCATGAAACATCTAGAAATGCATGCAACAGAAAACCAACTATGGTCAAGTGCTATGACGTTAACTTACTCAATGAGGCATGTTCCTAATTTGTATAAATAGGAAATGGAGGAAGTAAGAAACCATGCCAAAACTGAAGCTCTGAGATCTTTTAATAAGCATGTAAAATCCTGGAAATAATCTTGAGAAATTGGCCTCAATATATTGCTATTTCTAAATTGACAAAAAAAATTGAACTAAAATGAGCAGCTGAAATTGAAGAAAGACTTTATTCTGCAAGTCATATCGAGGCTTTCAAACGCATCCAAAGCTTAGAGTTTTTGGCAGAACCGGTGAACCACTGAGCTGGTTAGATACGTGGGACAAAGGGCTCATAGTATCTGCTAGAGCGGCTACACAGTCGAAAGGGAAAGAGACCATAAGGGATCTGTACACGTGGCAAAATTTACTTGAAGCCGCTTCAAGAATGCCCCCAACAAATTGATTTGAGAATCCGGAAGAAACGAGATGGGACTCATAATTCTCAAGACATGCAACTGAGACAAAAATAGCATGGAGGATCACCTGAGTTTTCTTCAGGGGCAATTCCATCTAAGCATACACTGTGAAAAGAATGACCACACGGAAAAATAGCAACATTTGGGAGAACCAAAGGCTCAACATCATCATAATATTCATCTACATATTCAGCAGGCATGTAAGACAGATCATTTTCACATAGTGGGCAAGTGATTCCAGAAGATTCAAATGTTTCATCCGGACCTGCAATTTACAGATTATTGATTAGCAATGCACTAAAGCAGAAAAAACTGAAATGCATATGCTGGTGAGCACTGTGTTTATCCCGATAAGGGCAGCACAAGCAAGGTTATGTCATTGAAATCATCGCTCGTTGTGCACATTCCAGAAAAAAGTAAGCAAATTAACTCGCCATAAAATTTACAGTACGACTGAATCTATATATCAACTAATCAGTAAAATCAGGATCGCTTATGTTCTGTAAGCCTATATATCCCATTTGCTTAAGATTAAAGCGCAGCTTTCTTACCCTAGATAGTGGTCTTGGAACACTATGAAGAGATAAAATTTTAGACATACCTTCCCATATAATATGGTGGATAGGCTCTTCATTAATTCTTAAAGGCTCCTTGGTACTTGTGGACGATTTAGACTGCCTGATGGAAGTAGGGATCCTTGTCTTTCCCATCGAATTCTGGTTGAGGGTCCTTTTTTGCGAAATATCTGAAGTTGGAGCCTTTTGATATTTGGATTGATGGACAGGAGTTTTGCCCTGCGTCTTTTGACGTGAAAGCTGGGTCTTAGATGAAGTCTTCTGAAGTTCAGAGCTCTTTGTATGTCTAGGTGTTGGTTGTGATTGATGGCTAGAAGTCTGGGTTGGCGTTATTTCCTGTAGGACTTGATGCGCGGCGGCTGAAATCTTCTTGATTTTCTTAGTTACAGGAGGCAAGGGTGGTCTTCTAGGAGCAGGAGCATCTTTCACTTGGCTTGTCTTAATTGCTTCTGATTCCGAACCTTTTTTTAACCTTGTCTTCATTTGCAGGACTTGGACTGTATGATCTGTCAGAAGTAGTAATCAATGTTAGAAATCTCATGAAGCAATAATTGGAACAAAAAGTATATGGACCCTCTAAAATAAGGGAAAGGAGTACTTTTCATGCTGATACTAAAATTTTACTCCTCCCGTCCCAAGAAGGATGATACTTCTGCGATTTCGAGAGTCAAACTTCTTAACTTTGACCATGAATTCGAACCTAGAATCTTTatgttttttaaaataaaatttatacatttggaaactacataaaaagtactctataagtcacaataattaacaattcaaaatatttaaaaaggtATATGAAAAAGACATAGTCAAAGAACAACTCGTTTGACTCTCGAAATCAGAAAAGTATCATCCTTTTTTGGACTGAGGGAGTATTACTTAAGCCCTTGGTACTTTTAGGAATAACCAACATTCAATTGCAGAAAAAGTACATGTGCTAATGCATTATTATAGGTTTTAACAGTAACCTTCAAATCTCAGAAGCAGTATAAGTACTCCAGATAACTTATAAACCAAATGGAAAAAATGTGTATACTGCTTAGCCACCTCAAGTACCATATCATTCATGTAGCCCCTCAATATGAACTCTAGCCATTAATTAAGAATATCTGACTAAGTTGCCGATGCCTGACACGAACAGTTCAGTCAGAGACCCGAGGGATGAAAACGGAACATATATTGCCTCTCTTTATCATGGAAGTAAGCTCCAGTTCCATATCAGTAAAGCAATCTGAAATAGCATCGGTCTCACAATAAGAGACAGGAACTGCGTCCGAGCTCTTTTCTATCTATGCAAGTTAGGGGAGGGAGAGAAACAAGAGCAAGAGCATTAATCTTATTTAACTTGCAGGCACCAAAATAAAATGGGGGAAGTTATTCATTAGGTGTCATTTTACTTGGTAATCTAACTGGCTTGTCTTATACCAAAAACGAGTATATGCCTTTTCACTAATCTAGTTGGCTGCTCACTACATggacttgaattttttttttaaaagataatGAAGAGACAAGCCACAAAACCATGAGGAAAACGTGAAAGCATATCCAACCAGATTTAGATTATCCTCGACCATTTGAAAATCTTATTATAATTGACAAAGATTGGATAAAGAAATTGACCGTTGGAGTTTGGACTTAAAGAGTTCCTCAGAATCTTCTTTTGCTAATATTGGAATTAATATTTTTGTTCACTTCCATAAGATCTTTTTACACACTAGTCCAGATGACAATAACTACCACATCTACATTAAAAATGGTATCTTGATATCCTTGAAAAATGATAAAGCTAAACTGTAGCAAGCGTATGATTGGCAGAAGGCATGATGTATTCATGTCTTGCCTTTTCTTGTTTTGAACCTAAGTGAGATGCAACATGAAATGGCAATAACACCTAATCTGATGGTATAAAATTTCAGCTGAATTCAACGGATAATGTATTCATGTAACATAGTGAACTGCACATAGAATTAATtagaaaaaaaaggagaaaatgacATCGATCTAAGGTTAAGCAGTAATGCTTTCATGCGGTAACGAATAAACAAGCAacttcaaaaaacaaaaaatcatGCTTGAATAGAGCTACTAAATTGTCTATAGTCAAATAGACATGCTTTATCAAAGTATATTGTTCTTCTTCAAAAGGAGGACATGAAAGGAAAGAAAGTTTACTGTTACCGTTTTGCTTTTCTGTATTAGTTTTTCCAGAAGAACTAATTGTAGGTGCGGAAAATGAACTTCTATTCCTTGTCTCAGCGCTCCTCAACTCCCGTGTACTTTCTGTTTCTTTTCCACACAAAACTTTTGTGCTAAAAGCAAGTGATGAATTCTTCTTTAGAATTTGGGTGGTGTCCTTGCTAGATAAAACAGGAGATCTCCGAACAGATGACACTGAAGTAGGAACTGGGGCATCTAACTGCTTTTCCTCAACTTTACTACAGATGGAGCCGTTCGTTTTACATTTCCGACCTAAAGGGCCACCAACCATATTTGATGATCAGGTGAACTTGAAATTAGCTTCGTTCAACGAAGAAGCTAATGTAAAGCCGCAAATCTCCTCAGCAACAAAGGCCCTCCATTTGTTGTGCT from Nicotiana tomentosiformis chromosome 11, ASM39032v3, whole genome shotgun sequence encodes:
- the LOC104098296 gene encoding uncharacterized protein isoform X2; its protein translation is MVGGPLGRKCKTNGSICSKVEEKQLDAPVPTSVSSVRRSPVLSSKDTTQILKKNSSLAFSTKVLCGKETESTRELRSAETRNRSSFSAPTISSSGKTNTEKQNDHTVQVLQMKTRLKKGSESEAIKTSQVKDAPAPRRPPLPPVTKKIKKISAAAHQVLQEITPTQTSSHQSQPTPRHTKSSELQKTSSKTQLSRQKTQGKTPVHQSKYQKAPTSDISQKRTLNQNSMGKTRIPTSIRQSKSSTSTKEPLRINEEPIHHIIWEGPDETFESSGITCPLCENDLSYMPAEYVDEYYDDVEPLVLPNVAIFPCGHSFHSVCLDGIAPEENSDPLWSLSLSTV
- the LOC104098296 gene encoding uncharacterized protein isoform X1, whose protein sequence is MVGGPLGRKCKTNGSICSKVEEKQLDAPVPTSVSSVRRSPVLSSKDTTQILKKNSSLAFSTKVLCGKETESTRELRSAETRNRSSFSAPTISSSGKTNTEKQNDHTVQVLQMKTRLKKGSESEAIKTSQVKDAPAPRRPPLPPVTKKIKKISAAAHQVLQEITPTQTSSHQSQPTPRHTKSSELQKTSSKTQLSRQKTQGKTPVHQSKYQKAPTSDISQKRTLNQNSMGKTRIPTSIRQSKSSTSTKEPLRINEEPIHHIIWEGPDETFESSGITCPLCENDLSYMPAEYVDEYYDDVEPLVLPNVAIFPCGHSFHSVCLDGIAPEENSGDPPCYFCLSCMS